In Elusimicrobiota bacterium, a single window of DNA contains:
- a CDS encoding DUF1573 domain-containing protein translates to MSINKKSKSKVVMWLCGYVVKWLVNFRWLSGYVVRWLVSTNHLFTYSLIHLLFITYSLIHCLYSQTIQVDKKVIDFGTVKEKTVLNYTIEVKNISKNLLRVGIRPACDCISVSPDRVNLKQNQKAKIKVKIDTKGYKGDFNEKVFFQSNDPKNPYISIDINGYVSSARKITIPITVFDSAGCLFCIELRKNILPNLEKKYGIKIELDEYSVDEPKNYAALVLLEKKSQKILNKIPVVFIGKDIIGGKEEIKKLLPKLLEKYTKQGYAEKIDITTGEVQKAEIVKKLKLLPVISAGIIDSVNPCAFATIVFLITYLSMVLKKNRYTILLIGISFSVGVFVTYFLIGLGLFRFIQKINQIVIISKTMYFLLGISVFFLAYFHFRDALLIKKGTGLGEKTIKLKLPDKIRWRIYDIITKLTVLKYLIPVAFLIGAIITVLELFCTGQIYLPTIMYLAKLHISGIFYLLLYCFLFVIPLVIIFSLFYFGLSMDWLEAFFRKKIFLIKICISCFFVIIGILIFIITFFA, encoded by the coding sequence ATGAGTATAAACAAAAAATCAAAAAGTAAAGTGGTTATGTGGCTATGTGGCTATGTGGTTAAGTGGTTAGTAAACTTCAGGTGGTTAAGTGGCTATGTGGTTAGGTGGTTAGTTTCTACTAATCACTTATTCACTTATTCACTTATTCACTTGCTTTTTATTACTTATTCACTTATTCACTGTCTTTACAGTCAAACAATTCAAGTTGATAAAAAAGTTATTGATTTCGGAACTGTAAAAGAAAAAACAGTTTTGAACTATACAATAGAAGTTAAAAATATCTCAAAAAATCTATTACGGGTTGGTATCCGACCTGCCTGCGATTGTATCTCTGTATCACCTGACCGGGTTAACCTGAAACAGAATCAAAAAGCTAAAATTAAAGTCAAAATTGATACAAAAGGTTATAAAGGCGATTTTAACGAAAAAGTATTTTTTCAATCAAACGACCCAAAAAATCCGTATATCTCAATTGATATCAACGGTTATGTTTCATCTGCGAGAAAAATTACTATTCCAATAACAGTTTTTGATTCTGCAGGTTGCCTTTTCTGTATTGAATTACGAAAAAATATACTGCCGAATTTAGAAAAAAAATACGGCATAAAAATAGAGCTTGACGAGTACTCGGTTGATGAGCCAAAAAATTATGCTGCACTGGTTCTGCTTGAAAAAAAATCACAAAAGATATTAAACAAAATACCGGTTGTCTTTATCGGCAAGGATATTATCGGCGGAAAAGAAGAAATTAAAAAGTTGCTTCCAAAACTATTAGAAAAATATACCAAACAGGGTTATGCTGAAAAAATAGATATTACAACCGGCGAAGTTCAGAAAGCAGAAATTGTAAAAAAATTAAAATTGCTGCCTGTAATTTCGGCTGGAATAATAGACAGCGTAAATCCCTGCGCGTTTGCGACAATCGTTTTTTTGATAACATATTTGAGTATGGTGTTGAAAAAAAATAGATATACTATACTGCTTATCGGAATCAGTTTTAGCGTCGGTGTTTTTGTAACTTATTTTCTTATCGGGCTCGGTTTGTTCAGGTTTATCCAGAAAATCAACCAGATTGTTATCATCTCAAAAACAATGTACTTTTTACTCGGGATATCCGTATTTTTTCTGGCATATTTTCATTTCAGAGATGCATTGCTGATAAAAAAGGGAACAGGTCTTGGCGAAAAAACAATAAAATTGAAACTGCCGGATAAAATACGATGGAGAATCTACGATATAATCACAAAATTAACAGTGCTGAAATATTTGATACCGGTTGCATTTTTAATTGGCGCAATCATTACGGTATTAGAACTGTTCTGTACAGGACAGATTTATCTGCCAACAATAATGTATCTTGCAAAACTGCATATCAGCGGGATTTTTTATCTGTTGCTTTACTGTTTTCTGTTTGTAATACCGTTAGTAATTATATTCTCGCTTTTCTATTTCGGGTTGAGTATGGACTGGCTTGAGGCATTCTTTAGAAAAAAAATTTTTTTGATAAAAATCTGTATTTCTTGCTTTTTCGTTATCATAGGAATACTAATTTTTATAATCACCTTTTTTGCTTGA
- a CDS encoding DUF86 domain-containing protein — translation MKRSKERDKFYIQSMYEEIEKAEKFVKDETYKTFVKDEKLKYAIYKACENIGEAAKNISNGLKSRHQEIPWKEIIAYRNILAHEYFGVDTEETWKVMQKDIPELKRNIKKLMK, via the coding sequence ATGAAAAGAAGCAAAGAAAGGGATAAGTTTTACATCCAATCTATGTATGAAGAAATAGAGAAAGCAGAAAAATTTGTTAAGGATGAAACATATAAAACCTTTGTAAAGGACGAAAAACTAAAATATGCTATTTACAAGGCATGCGAGAATATTGGTGAAGCTGCGAAAAATATATCAAATGGATTAAAAAGTAGACACCAAGAAATTCCTTGGAAGGAGATTATTGCATATAGAAATATTTTAGCGCATGAATATTTTGGCGTAGATACCGAAGAAACCTGGAAAGTGATGCAAAAAGACATTCCAGAACTTAAAAGAAACATAAAGAAACTTATGAAGTAA
- a CDS encoding tetratricopeptide repeat protein, translated as MNFSTLINLLFRLVFVIVVITGWGRTGFAEDQFFLLYKKATESQNPDERIDFYTKALEIGIKDIGKYKRWVVNSLCNRAKQYSYNYKQYDKALEDVKKAIELDPNDYYSYITAADIYTIKGEYANAILVYDKYLQINSTEAFRAYEGDAIYYKRAWLFMMLNKLDFAIANCNKAIEFYSFQKLFHSHISSFYCLRGDIYRRKGEYEKDIQDLTEALTVKISSISSGSRNISGAYITRGWVYFDKKEYQKATSDFEKIVEILPERNALLGLSLINFEQKNIRKAKEYYGKASKVEPLLFRGMSGIEEIEKKGFFYSEQSKDALTKLFIALGHPHSKK; from the coding sequence ATGAATTTCTCCACCCTTATCAATTTATTATTCAGGTTGGTTTTTGTTATAGTAGTGATTACAGGTTGGGGGAGAACGGGTTTTGCAGAAGACCAATTTTTTCTTTTGTATAAGAAAGCAACAGAGTCGCAAAATCCTGATGAGCGGATTGACTTCTATACAAAAGCATTGGAAATAGGTATTAAAGATATAGGTAAATATAAACGCTGGGTGGTCAATAGTTTGTGCAATCGTGCCAAACAGTATTCTTATAATTATAAACAATATGATAAAGCATTAGAGGATGTAAAAAAAGCGATAGAACTTGACCCTAACGATTATTACAGTTATATTACCGCTGCAGACATTTATACGATAAAAGGAGAATACGCAAACGCAATTTTAGTATATGATAAATATTTGCAAATAAATTCAACCGAAGCGTTTAGAGCATATGAGGGTGATGCGATTTATTACAAGCGCGCATGGCTTTTTATGATGTTAAATAAATTGGACTTTGCTATTGCAAACTGTAATAAAGCAATTGAATTTTATAGTTTTCAAAAGTTATTTCATTCGCACATTAGCAGTTTTTACTGCCTCCGTGGTGATATATATAGAAGAAAAGGTGAATACGAAAAAGATATTCAAGATTTAACAGAAGCACTAACAGTAAAAATATCTTCTATATCTTCTGGATCTAGAAACATAAGCGGTGCTTATATAACTCGTGGATGGGTATATTTTGATAAAAAAGAATATCAAAAAGCAACTTCAGATTTTGAAAAAATCGTAGAAATACTTCCAGAACGGAATGCCTTACTCGGTTTATCTTTAATAAATTTTGAGCAGAAAAATATTCGCAAAGCAAAAGAGTATTACGGTAAAGCATCAAAAGTAGAGCCGTTATTATTTAGAGGAATGTCAGGGATAGAAGAAATTGAAAAAAAAGGATTTTTTTACAGCGAGCAATCAAAGGATGCACTGACTAAATTATTTATCGCTTTAGGACATCCTCATTCTAAAAAATAA
- a CDS encoding redoxin domain-containing protein, producing MTLCVICVNHCFAKLKSGDRVPGFILPYIVDGRKISLTHILNYNKPVVVSFFATWCKPCLQEIPHLQEIEKKKNVKIYLVNIDNLPKEKITEFLKQNNIILPVLLDPNGKITGDSWEIMQAGGVASIPKLFLISPSGVIKYISGGFKTEEEQEFEEKLTLKIQEIEKELSSKPPELAVFFTNSTNGFFESCDCPTHPYGGIVRRATYLTKQRQKYPLNLLLDSGDILPPYCTDTMAEYLFKCYQLLNYDAVAIGDQELSYPGFVQNCTNYQLPFISGNINYCEGDMCRFIAPHDKIIEKPNLKIAILSVTDEDVFALYPEELLKKLNILAVKDVLAGFLSENKRGVQFDLLILLSHSGLDIDKKIAEEIPEIDVIVGGHSQTLIDKEPLKIGKTFIVQAGQDGQNIGKLVLKFDITKKIASYQYEIVPLTKDIPDDPQVRNLINEYKQKIKK from the coding sequence ATGACGCTTTGCGTCATCTGTGTTAATCACTGTTTCGCAAAACTGAAATCCGGCGATAGAGTACCTGGATTCATTCTGCCTTATATTGTAGATGGCAGAAAAATTTCGCTTACACATATTCTTAACTATAACAAACCGGTTGTGGTCTCGTTTTTTGCAACCTGGTGTAAACCCTGCCTTCAGGAAATACCGCATCTGCAGGAAATAGAAAAGAAAAAGAATGTTAAAATTTATCTCGTAAATATTGATAATCTACCAAAAGAAAAAATAACCGAATTCCTGAAACAGAATAATATCATACTGCCGGTACTACTTGACCCGAATGGCAAAATTACCGGCGATAGCTGGGAAATTATGCAAGCAGGTGGTGTAGCATCTATCCCGAAACTGTTCCTTATCTCACCTTCAGGTGTTATCAAATATATCTCAGGCGGGTTCAAAACAGAAGAAGAGCAAGAGTTTGAAGAAAAACTAACACTCAAAATCCAGGAAATAGAAAAAGAATTATCAAGCAAACCGCCGGAATTAGCAGTATTTTTTACAAACTCAACAAACGGCTTTTTTGAAAGTTGTGACTGCCCCACACATCCTTACGGTGGTATCGTCCGCCGAGCAACCTATCTGACAAAACAGAGACAAAAATATCCGCTAAACTTATTGCTGGACTCCGGCGATATTCTACCACCGTATTGCACTGATACTATGGCAGAGTATCTTTTCAAATGTTATCAGTTGCTTAATTATGATGCGGTTGCTATCGGCGACCAGGAATTGTCATATCCAGGTTTCGTACAAAATTGTACTAACTACCAACTCCCGTTTATATCAGGTAACATTAATTACTGCGAAGGTGATATGTGCAGGTTCATTGCACCACACGACAAAATTATAGAAAAACCTAATCTGAAAATCGCGATACTATCAGTCACAGATGAAGATGTCTTTGCACTCTATCCAGAGGAGTTATTAAAAAAATTAAATATCCTGGCGGTAAAAGATGTTCTCGCAGGCTTTCTATCAGAGAATAAACGAGGTGTTCAATTTGATTTGCTGATATTATTATCGCATAGCGGGCTGGATATTGACAAAAAAATAGCCGAAGAAATACCTGAAATTGATGTAATCGTTGGCGGACATTCTCAAACACTTATTGATAAAGAGCCACTCAAAATTGGTAAAACATTTATAGTCCAGGCAGGACAGGATGGCCAGAATATCGGGAAGTTGGTACTAAAATTTGATATTACTAAAAAAATCGCATCATATCAGTATGAAATCGTCCCGCTTACCAAAGACATACCTGACGACCCGCAAGTACGAAACCTGATAAATGAGTATAAACAAAAAATCAAAAAGTAA
- a CDS encoding HEPN domain-containing protein: protein MARITLAKYRIQKATEILKESEDAFKMNHLGNSLNRSYYAMFTAARSLLALKELDSSKHSGIIALFNQHIIKTGLFPRELSQYLQKAKRLRENADYGDFVKISHQECYTQIIAAKKFIQHAEESLLKLIKKLENNKK from the coding sequence ATGGCACGAATAACTTTGGCAAAATACCGAATACAAAAAGCAACGGAAATCTTAAAAGAATCTGAAGATGCCTTTAAAATGAACCACTTAGGAAATTCGTTAAACCGAAGTTATTACGCAATGTTTACTGCTGCTAGAAGTCTTTTGGCACTAAAAGAATTGGATTCAAGTAAACACTCGGGAATAATTGCTCTGTTTAATCAACACATAATAAAAACAGGATTGTTCCCCAGAGAATTAAGCCAATACTTGCAAAAAGCCAAACGGCTTAGAGAAAATGCTGACTACGGAGATTTTGTTAAAATAAGTCATCAGGAATGTTATACTCAAATTATAGCAGCAAAAAAATTTATTCAGCATGCAGAAGAATCTTTACTGAAACTGATTAAAAAATTGGAGAATAACAAAAAATGA
- a CDS encoding CsgG/HfaB family protein: protein MNSNKFLLILYLISSVPIVFAQQVPEPPALSSPENEKTINITDPLLKWSAVDTADCYNAAIYSDKSCINKITISKPYPEEPFWKVPAGILEKGKTYYWRVAAHNFDGWSKPSAVWSFSVYTKRSSEVTSQLPKSELENIAVADFAGKNVSQADASIVADFLRTELVRIGFYTVIEKANMDKILAEAAFQQTGCTTSECAVQIGKLLNVKKMVVGNLSKLMDTFYITVNLVDVESGKILSSFDQEATTSKELRTSAQDLARQLTGAKPAVRKVEPSTRPAPQKIEPTPTRQYGVPLRYLTGKVVAIDGKKVTIDLGYLNGVRWYHQFNFILGEEKVNPYTGETMITKPTKIGWMRIEQIDDWTSTGEIISLKKGEEIQIGDSVKLRIERGLLSYEWCANTEDYEDSKFEWDWKFPICLRIKMGYIDPYFMYYMNPFFYSRLSLDWRWFEWGLGPIFTTKGQAGLTSTMRIGPYDGPFNIIGRSYITFESNPGQIFLDEDLNIIPSKNVTIYAKLLYHIGYSDYYSYYYSSYYYDGWRSYYIDTYRIGGYGGLKISFNAPVSLFFHYGGFEYYYYSRFSSDSYDTSYVGFGIEFPTKRRTYGIQIENESGPADNLLGFRAKLKYNF, encoded by the coding sequence ATGAATTCTAATAAATTTCTGTTAATTTTATATCTAATTTCCTCCGTCCCCATTGTTTTTGCTCAGCAGGTGCCTGAACCACCTGCTTTATCTTCACCTGAAAATGAAAAAACAATCAACATAACTGACCCGCTGCTCAAATGGTCTGCGGTTGATACCGCTGATTGTTATAATGCTGCTATTTATTCAGATAAGAGTTGCATCAATAAAATCACTATATCAAAACCATATCCTGAAGAGCCATTCTGGAAAGTGCCTGCTGGTATCTTAGAAAAAGGGAAAACATACTACTGGCGGGTTGCTGCACACAATTTTGACGGCTGGTCAAAACCGTCTGCAGTATGGTCATTCAGTGTATATACGAAGCGTAGTAGCGAGGTTACCTCGCAACTACCCAAAAGTGAGTTAGAAAATATCGCAGTGGCTGATTTCGCAGGCAAGAATGTTTCTCAAGCAGATGCATCTATTGTTGCTGACTTCTTGAGGACCGAACTGGTAAGAATTGGATTCTATACTGTAATTGAGAAGGCAAATATGGATAAAATACTTGCAGAGGCAGCATTCCAGCAAACGGGTTGCACAACCTCAGAATGCGCAGTCCAGATTGGCAAACTCTTAAATGTCAAAAAAATGGTTGTCGGCAACCTTTCTAAACTGATGGATACTTTTTATATAACGGTCAATCTTGTAGATGTAGAATCAGGTAAGATACTATCATCTTTTGACCAGGAAGCAACAACATCAAAAGAACTCAGAACTTCTGCACAGGATTTGGCAAGACAACTTACAGGCGCAAAACCTGCTGTGCGAAAAGTAGAACCCAGCACAAGACCTGCTCCACAGAAAATAGAACCTACACCAACAAGACAATATGGCGTGCCGTTGCGGTATCTTACAGGTAAAGTTGTGGCAATTGACGGTAAAAAGGTTACTATTGATTTAGGCTACTTAAACGGTGTGAGATGGTATCATCAGTTCAACTTTATCCTTGGTGAAGAAAAGGTTAATCCTTACACAGGCGAGACAATGATTACTAAGCCAACAAAAATCGGCTGGATGCGGATAGAACAAATTGACGACTGGACATCAACTGGCGAAATCATCTCGTTAAAAAAAGGTGAAGAAATCCAGATAGGTGATTCTGTAAAACTGCGTATAGAACGCGGGCTATTAAGTTATGAGTGGTGTGCTAATACAGAGGACTATGAAGATAGCAAGTTTGAATGGGATTGGAAATTTCCAATCTGCCTTCGTATAAAAATGGGTTATATTGACCCGTATTTTATGTACTATATGAACCCGTTTTTCTATTCCAGATTATCACTTGACTGGCGGTGGTTTGAATGGGGACTCGGCCCAATATTCACAACCAAAGGACAGGCTGGATTAACAAGTACTATGCGGATTGGGCCATATGATGGTCCTTTTAATATAATCGGCAGAAGTTATATAACTTTTGAAAGTAATCCAGGTCAAATATTTTTAGATGAAGACCTGAATATTATCCCATCAAAAAATGTTACAATATATGCCAAACTTTTATATCATATTGGTTATTCGGATTATTATTCATATTATTATTCTTCATATTATTATGACGGCTGGAGGAGTTATTATATAGATACATACCGTATAGGCGGATATGGTGGCTTAAAAATTAGTTTCAATGCACCTGTGTCGCTATTTTTCCATTATGGCGGATTTGAATATTACTATTATAGTAGGTTTAGTTCGGATTCATATGATACAAGTTATGTAGGGTTTGGTATAGAATTCCCAACAAAACGCCGTACATATGGAATCCAAATAGAAAATGAAAGTGGTCCGGCTGATAATCTCTTGGGCTTCCGTGCAAAACTGAAGTATAACTTTTAA
- a CDS encoding nucleotidyltransferase family protein, with protein MNNTLTEIIAKQELIEHFCKKYGITFLGIFGSCARDEAKDTSDIDMLVKFKKPKGLEFITIQEELANLLRKKVDLVTQGALHHLLKDKILSEVVTIYEKKQRKG; from the coding sequence ATGAACAACACTTTAACTGAAATTATAGCAAAACAAGAACTGATTGAGCATTTCTGTAAAAAATACGGAATAACTTTTTTGGGTATATTTGGTTCCTGTGCAAGAGATGAAGCAAAAGATACAAGTGATATTGATATGTTAGTTAAATTCAAAAAACCCAAAGGATTGGAATTTATAACTATTCAAGAAGAATTAGCAAACCTGTTAAGAAAAAAAGTTGACCTTGTTACACAAGGTGCTTTGCATCATCTGCTGAAAGATAAAATTTTAAGCGAGGTGGTCACCATATATGAAAAGAAGCAAAGAAAGGGATAA
- a CDS encoding nucleotidyltransferase domain-containing protein, with protein MNNKWGYLTDREKRIIASLTKKLRKKLDKEIVEIKLFGSRVKGNYLPDSDIDLFILVKRKKIKVSDVVDKIIFDCVFNYNLPLSPVLYDLSEFRQNLKLGSFFFENVQKEGIDIWHE; from the coding sequence GTGAACAATAAATGGGGTTATTTGACCGATAGAGAAAAAAGGATAATTGCTTCTTTAACAAAAAAATTAAGAAAAAAACTTGATAAAGAAATTGTAGAAATTAAACTCTTTGGCTCAAGGGTTAAAGGCAATTATCTGCCTGATTCTGATATAGACCTATTTATTCTGGTAAAGAGAAAAAAAATAAAGGTTAGTGATGTAGTTGACAAAATCATTTTTGACTGTGTTTTTAATTACAATTTACCTCTTTCACCAGTGCTTTATGATTTATCGGAGTTTCGTCAAAATCTGAAATTAGGTTCCTTCTTTTTTGAAAATGTGCAAAAGGAGGGAATTGATATATGGCACGAATAA
- a CDS encoding PorV/PorQ family protein, translating to MKPSTVNCQLLTVLTVICQLSTVNRLFSDMPTAQFLLVGQGTRAEALGQAVVSNCFDYTAAYWNPAASAFLSRPELGFSYNKSIAETKYSFLSFIYPYKKVAFGLRAIGSDSEMEAYDDYGNSMNKITEANSNFSLLFGWKVVDKFSLGISAGQINMDLSKYSAGAPNVNLGTVFKPGERVSLALVLANLGGGLTFTDTEESQPQLVRIGFSVYTLKKRNMLISTSYTNVFDDETANSFGFGLEVLPTKYIALRAGIRQTEDDYTKVNSGLGLNFKHVTLDYALSMITGTKLDLSDLGTHHISLAFKFGKIPGEVAETEEKLLKFEELEKPVKQPPVITKPVMPKTTVQTNIAVADFGGKNVSQADASIVADFLRTELVQTGIYTVIEKANMDKILAEAAFQQTGCTTSECAVQIGKLLNVKQMVVGNLSKLMDTYYITVNLVEVETGKILASFDQEAMSAKELRVACKTLAQKLAQ from the coding sequence ATGAAACCGTCAACTGTCAACTGTCAACTGTTAACTGTTTTAACTGTCATCTGTCAACTGTCAACCGTCAACCGTCTCTTTTCAGACATGCCAACCGCACAATTCCTGCTCGTAGGTCAGGGTACACGGGCAGAGGCACTCGGTCAAGCGGTTGTCTCAAATTGTTTTGATTATACCGCAGCATACTGGAACCCTGCTGCATCTGCATTTTTAAGCAGGCCTGAACTTGGGTTTAGCTATAATAAAAGTATCGCAGAAACAAAGTATAGTTTCTTATCCTTTATCTATCCTTACAAAAAAGTTGCATTTGGGTTAAGAGCAATAGGTTCAGATTCTGAAATGGAAGCATATGATGATTATGGTAATAGTATGAATAAAATCACCGAAGCAAACTCTAACTTCAGTTTGCTCTTCGGCTGGAAGGTTGTTGATAAGTTTTCTTTGGGAATCAGCGCTGGACAGATTAATATGGATTTATCAAAATACAGTGCAGGTGCGCCTAATGTCAATTTAGGCACTGTCTTTAAGCCAGGAGAGCGGGTTTCTTTGGCATTAGTACTCGCTAATCTCGGTGGCGGGTTAACTTTTACTGATACAGAAGAATCTCAACCACAACTTGTTAGAATCGGCTTTTCTGTTTATACGCTAAAAAAACGAAATATGTTAATTTCTACTTCGTATACGAATGTGTTTGATGATGAAACCGCAAACAGTTTCGGGTTCGGACTTGAAGTTCTGCCAACTAAATATATCGCATTACGGGCTGGTATACGACAAACCGAAGATGACTATACGAAAGTGAATTCTGGGCTTGGACTGAACTTCAAGCATGTTACACTGGACTATGCGCTCAGTATGATAACCGGTACGAAACTCGATTTGTCAGATTTAGGAACTCATCATATATCGCTTGCGTTCAAGTTTGGTAAAATACCAGGTGAAGTTGCAGAAACAGAAGAAAAACTGCTTAAATTTGAGGAACTTGAGAAACCTGTTAAGCAACCACCAGTTATTACAAAACCGGTTATGCCAAAGACAACTGTGCAAACCAATATCGCAGTCGCTGATTTTGGCGGCAAAAATGTATCTCAAGCGGATGCATCTATTGTTGCTGACTTCTTAAGAACCGAACTTGTACAAACAGGTATCTATACTGTTATTGAGAAAGCGAATATGGACAAAATTTTAGCGGAAGCGGCATTTCAGCAAACGGGCTGCACAACATCAGAATGCGCAGTCCAGATTGGGAAACTGCTAAATGTTAAACAGATGGTTGTCGGTAATCTATCAAAACTGATGGATACATATTATATAACGGTTAATCTGGTTGAAGTAGAAACCGGTAAGATACTTGCATCTTTTGACCAGGAGGCGATGTCTGCAAAAGAACTCAGAGTTGCCTGTAAAACATTAGCACAGAAATTAGCACAATAA